The sequence below is a genomic window from Betaproteobacteria bacterium.
AGATCAAGGATTTTTTCGGGCTGAAGATCGACAACCTGCCGGCGGAGTTCTTCCTGCGCCTCAAGACGCTTGCCGCCCACGCGCATACCGTGGACCCGATTACCCTGGGCCTGGCCCTGGCGTCCTTCGTCTTCCTGCTTTTCTACAATCGACTGGCCCAGCGCATTGCCGTGTTGCGCCGGGCGCCGGGGCCCCTGGCGGTCCTCGTCGCCGGCACGGTGGCGGCCTTCGTCCTCGATCTGCCGGTGGAAACCATCGGCAGCCGCTTCAATGGCATTCCCCAGACACTTCCCGACATCGGCCTGCCCGCGCTCTCGATTCACGATTTCGGCAAGCTCATTTCCCCTGCCCTGGCCATCGCACTGCTGGGGGCCATCGAGTCCCTGCTCTCCGCCCGGGTAGCCGACGGCCAGATCGACGACCGCCACGACCCCAACCAGGAGCTGGTCGCCCAGGGTCTGGCCAATATCGCCGCGCCCTTCTTCGGCGGCTTCGCCGCCACCGGCGCCATCGCCCGCACCACCACCAACGTGCGCAGCGGCGGCCGTACCCCGGTGGCCGGCATGGTCCATGCCGGCGTGCTGCTCGCCGTCGTTCTCGTGGCCGCACCGCTGGCGGCCTATGTACCCCTGGCCACGCTGTCGGCCATCGTCATGGTGGTGGCCATCAACATGGGCGAGTGGCACGAGTTCCGCGAACTGCGTCGCTACTCCCTGGCTTACCGCACCATCCTGCTCGCCACCTTCACCCTCACCGTGGTCTTCGACCTGACCATCGCCGTCGAATTCGGCATGGTGCTGGCCTGCCTCTTTTTCATCTACCGCATGTCGGATCTCACCACCGTCGAGCACCGCCCCCTGCGCGAGGCGGCCACCGAGGCCCGCTTCCTCTACCCCGATGGCACTCTGCGGGTAGCCACCTGGCAGATTTTCGGCTCCCTCTTCTTTGGCGCCGTGCACAAGCTGGAGGCCCTCCTCGACCCGGCAGCCGGGCACCCGGAGGTGGTCATCCTGGACATGAGCCGCCTGATCCAGCTCGACACCACGGGGCTCGAAGGACTGGAAAGCCTGCGCGAGCAACTCGCCAAGCGCCGCTGCCACCTGTTGCTGTGCGGCCTCAATTCACAGCCCGGTTCTCTCGTCTATCGCTCCGGCTTCGTGGACCACCTGGGGGACGACAACGTCTGTCCCGACCTGGCCCACGCCCTGCGGCGGGCGAACATGCTTCTCCCCGACCTCATGGGAGGCGATGAATTGTGAAGCCGCCGGTGTCACGCCACTTGACCATCACGGGTACCGTCCAGGGGGTCGGTTACCGCTGGTCGATGATCGCAGAAGCGACCCGCCTGGGCCTTGACGGCTGGGTGCGCAACCGGCGGGACGGCAGCGTCGAAGCCCTGGCCCACGGAGACGAGGGCGCCCTTGCGCAGTTGGCCGACTGGGCTCGCGGGGGACCGGCCGGAGCCGTCGTCGACGCCGTGGCGATCTGGGAGAGCCAGGAGAGTCCGCCTCAGGGTTTTCACCAGCATTCCACGGTTTGACAGCGGCAAAGACCTTTCGCTACAGTCGTCCCCTCCCCAGCCCGGCGCGCCCCTTTGCGCGTCCCTCGTTCACTCCCCATTCGCAGGAGATTCCCATGGCCGTTCTCGTCGGCAAGCAAGCCCCGGACTTCACCGCCACCGCTGTCTATGGCAATAAC
It includes:
- a CDS encoding STAS domain-containing protein, which encodes MKIAFRPKLLDCLPTYNRGQFGRDMAAGLTVGVLALPLAMAFAIASGCSPTAGIWTAIVAGFITAALGGSRVQIGGPTGAFIPIVYGIVAAHGFANLMGATVLAGIFLLAMGLARLGQLIRFIPVTVVIGFTNGIAVVIFLAQIKDFFGLKIDNLPAEFFLRLKTLAAHAHTVDPITLGLALASFVFLLFYNRLAQRIAVLRRAPGPLAVLVAGTVAAFVLDLPVETIGSRFNGIPQTLPDIGLPALSIHDFGKLISPALAIALLGAIESLLSARVADGQIDDRHDPNQELVAQGLANIAAPFFGGFAATGAIARTTTNVRSGGRTPVAGMVHAGVLLAVVLVAAPLAAYVPLATLSAIVMVVAINMGEWHEFRELRRYSLAYRTILLATFTLTVVFDLTIAVEFGMVLACLFFIYRMSDLTTVEHRPLREAATEARFLYPDGTLRVATWQIFGSLFFGAVHKLEALLDPAAGHPEVVILDMSRLIQLDTTGLEGLESLREQLAKRRCHLLLCGLNSQPGSLVYRSGFVDHLGDDNVCPDLAHALRRANMLLPDLMGGDEL
- a CDS encoding acylphosphatase, translated to MVKPPVSRHLTITGTVQGVGYRWSMIAEATRLGLDGWVRNRRDGSVEALAHGDEGALAQLADWARGGPAGAVVDAVAIWESQESPPQGFHQHSTV